One Desulfomicrobium apsheronum genomic region harbors:
- the rbr gene encoding rubrerythrin: MSKSLKGTQTEKNILTAFAGESQARNRYNYFAKQARKDGFVQISEIFAETADQEMAHAKRLFNLLEGGEVEITASFPAGRIGTTLENLREAAGGENHEWEHMYPEFAKTAKEEGFPEIAAIMLSIAVAEKEHERRYLALAKNIEEGRVFKRENKITWRCRNCGYVHAGEKAVELCPACAHPQAHFEELAENW, from the coding sequence ATGTCGAAATCTCTGAAAGGAACACAGACCGAAAAAAATATTCTGACCGCTTTTGCAGGTGAATCCCAGGCCCGCAATCGCTACAACTACTTTGCCAAGCAGGCCCGCAAGGACGGGTTTGTCCAGATTTCCGAAATTTTTGCCGAAACGGCGGACCAGGAAATGGCCCACGCCAAAAGACTGTTCAATCTGCTTGAAGGTGGGGAAGTTGAGATCACCGCATCCTTCCCGGCAGGTCGTATCGGCACCACCCTGGAAAACCTGCGCGAAGCCGCCGGTGGTGAAAACCACGAATGGGAACACATGTATCCTGAATTCGCCAAGACCGCCAAAGAAGAAGGATTCCCGGAAATCGCCGCCATCATGCTGTCCATCGCCGTGGCCGAAAAGGAACACGAGCGGCGCTATCTGGCGCTGGCCAAAAATATCGAGGAAGGGCGTGTTTTCAAGCGGGAAAACAAGATCACGTGGCGCTGCCGCAATTGCGGCTACGTGCATGCCGGTGAAAAGGCCGTCGAACTCTGTCCGGCCTGCGCCCATCCCCAGGCCCATTTCGAGGAACTTGCCGAGAACTGGTAA
- a CDS encoding serine/threonine-protein kinase, translating into MGGRKKRQRQAVGKKSPALDRISKVWVPRTGGPGRFVLQSGLGVGGMCEVCSAIDLRRMECGDPRPVVAVKRLLPSLVDNRKAQLALAREFFILRHLTHPGVVRVFDLHREHWGICFSMELLEGASAYSILGEHPSGMGKSGIVAGRKIFDILDYLHAHGVTHGDVKPANIVLEQDGRLVLLDFNVTQFSARPGLASSAMSRGLEKSLHVPAYSRLHSSPQMLCGAAPSPSCDVFSASCTVYELLSGEHPFKMLPADEAATRKLEPVRPACLPGRQWKWLRRGLSFESRDRPSPRQLLAAFGERSWFKSVS; encoded by the coding sequence ATGGGCGGAAGGAAAAAGCGGCAGCGTCAAGCCGTGGGCAAAAAGAGTCCGGCCCTGGATCGTATTTCCAAAGTCTGGGTGCCGAGGACTGGCGGCCCGGGACGCTTCGTTCTCCAATCCGGCCTTGGGGTGGGAGGCATGTGCGAGGTGTGCTCTGCCATTGATCTGCGGCGGATGGAGTGTGGAGACCCGCGCCCCGTCGTGGCGGTGAAGCGTTTGCTGCCCAGCCTGGTCGACAACCGCAAGGCACAGCTGGCTCTTGCCCGGGAATTTTTCATCTTGCGCCATCTGACGCATCCCGGCGTTGTGCGCGTGTTCGATCTGCACAGGGAGCATTGGGGCATTTGTTTCAGCATGGAATTGCTGGAAGGGGCATCGGCATATTCGATCCTCGGCGAGCACCCCTCGGGGATGGGAAAGTCAGGGATTGTCGCAGGCCGCAAGATTTTCGACATCTTGGACTATCTGCACGCACATGGCGTCACTCATGGAGATGTTAAGCCCGCCAATATTGTCTTGGAACAGGACGGGCGGCTTGTGCTCCTTGATTTCAACGTCACGCAATTCAGCGCGAGGCCCGGGCTGGCAAGCTCCGCGATGTCTCGTGGCCTGGAGAAGTCCCTGCATGTCCCTGCCTACAGTCGCCTTCATTCCAGCCCTCAGATGCTTTGCGGCGCTGCGCCTTCGCCCAGCTGTGATGTTTTTTCAGCCAGTTGTACCGTGTATGAATTGCTTTCGGGAGAGCACCCCTTCAAAATGTTGCCTGCTGATGAGGCGGCAACTCGGAAACTCGAACCGGTTCGGCCGGCATGTTTGCCGGGCCGACAATGGAAGTGGCTTCGACGTGGATTGTCGTTCGAGTCTCGGGACCGGCCAAGTCCAAGGCAGCTTTTGGCCGCTTTCGGAGAACGGAGCTGGTTCAAGTCGGTGTCATGA
- a CDS encoding Rdx family protein, which yields MGYETRAASLADRLRSEAGVTVFLTRGSKGDFEILLGDTLIYSKQQTRRIPSPDQILDLLRQT from the coding sequence ATGGGTTATGAGACACGCGCCGCAAGTCTTGCGGACAGACTGCGCTCCGAAGCAGGAGTCACCGTATTCCTTACGCGCGGAAGCAAAGGCGACTTCGAAATTCTGCTTGGCGACACACTGATATATTCCAAGCAGCAAACCAGACGTATCCCGAGTCCCGATCAGATTCTGGACCTTTTGCGGCAGACTTGA
- the aspA gene encoding aspartate ammonia-lyase: MNYRVEKDSLGERKVPEHAYYGVQTVRAMENFQVTGIPISHYPLHIEALACIKQAAALANLELGLLDADIADAILGACREVREGKLNDHFVVDVIQGGAGTSVNMNMNEVVANRALELMGHAKGEYGFCHPNNHVNLSQSTNDVYPTSLRITAIWKIRELVSAMGDLVDALACKGDEFADVLKMGRTQLQDAVPMTLGQEFSAWAVTVGEDIDRVQDCRKLLMEINMGATAIGTGINTVPAYAAFVCEKLAHITGLPLTKSPNLVEATSDTGAFVQLSGVFKRVAVKLSKICNDLRLLSSGPYAGLGEINLPPRQPGSSIMPGKVNPVIPEMVNQVCFQAIGNDLTVTIAAEHGQLELNVFEPIIAFNLFQTMDMLLRAMRILKDRCIVGITANRERCAQLVRMSAGIVTVLVPYLGYDEAAAIAKESVATGRTVYDLVLEKKLMTIEELEDALDPMKMTHPRMVQRSACPRPEGTPLR; this comes from the coding sequence ATGAACTACCGAGTCGAGAAGGACTCTCTTGGAGAACGCAAAGTGCCGGAGCACGCCTATTATGGCGTGCAGACCGTGCGGGCCATGGAGAACTTTCAGGTCACGGGGATTCCCATTTCCCATTATCCGCTGCACATCGAGGCCTTGGCGTGTATCAAGCAGGCGGCGGCCCTGGCCAATCTGGAGCTTGGGCTGCTCGATGCGGACATTGCCGACGCCATCCTGGGCGCTTGCCGGGAGGTGCGCGAGGGGAAGCTGAACGATCATTTCGTGGTTGACGTCATTCAAGGCGGGGCCGGGACTTCGGTCAACATGAACATGAACGAGGTTGTCGCCAACCGGGCGCTGGAACTGATGGGCCACGCCAAGGGCGAATACGGGTTCTGCCATCCCAACAACCACGTCAATCTGTCCCAGTCCACCAACGACGTGTACCCCACTTCGCTTCGAATCACGGCCATCTGGAAGATCAGGGAGCTGGTGAGCGCCATGGGGGATCTGGTCGATGCCCTGGCGTGCAAGGGCGATGAGTTCGCCGATGTGCTCAAAATGGGCCGAACCCAGTTGCAGGATGCCGTGCCCATGACGCTCGGACAGGAGTTCTCGGCCTGGGCGGTGACCGTGGGCGAGGACATTGACCGCGTTCAGGACTGTCGCAAGCTGCTCATGGAGATCAACATGGGGGCGACGGCCATCGGCACGGGCATCAACACCGTGCCGGCCTACGCCGCGTTTGTTTGTGAAAAGCTGGCTCATATCACCGGCCTGCCTCTGACCAAGTCGCCCAATCTGGTGGAGGCCACTTCGGACACAGGGGCCTTCGTGCAGCTCTCGGGCGTTTTCAAGCGCGTGGCGGTGAAGCTGTCAAAGATATGCAATGATCTGCGTCTGCTTTCCTCGGGTCCATATGCCGGCCTCGGGGAGATCAACCTTCCGCCGAGACAGCCGGGTTCGTCCATCATGCCCGGGAAGGTCAACCCGGTCATTCCGGAAATGGTAAACCAGGTCTGCTTTCAGGCCATCGGCAACGATCTGACCGTGACCATTGCCGCAGAACACGGACAGCTCGAACTCAACGTCTTCGAGCCCATCATCGCCTTCAACCTGTTTCAGACCATGGACATGCTCCTGCGGGCCATGCGCATCCTCAAGGATCGCTGCATCGTCGGCATCACCGCCAACCGGGAGCGGTGCGCCCAGCTGGTGCGCATGTCCGCCGGAATCGTGACCGTGCTCGTGCCCTATCTGGGCTATGACGAGGCCGCGGCCATCGCCAAGGAGTCGGTGGCGACCGGAAGAACGGTATATGATCTGGTGCTGGAGAAGAAGCTCATGACTATCGAAGAGCTTGAAGACGCACTTGATCCCATGAAGATGACGCATCCGCGCATGGTGCAGAGAAGCGCATGTCCTCGCCCAGAGGGAACACCGCTTCGATGA
- a CDS encoding DUF2845 domain-containing protein, translated as MRKLFFLLTLLLFLTNPVQAADLRCQGDLMTPGTIITKVRQKCGVPLWEDRIGEVKSTTRSGGERLLYITQLTYEASGGYYVLTFEGGELKQSEFFQK; from the coding sequence ATGAGAAAGCTCTTTTTTCTGCTCACCCTGCTTTTATTTTTGACAAACCCGGTCCAGGCCGCGGATCTTCGCTGCCAGGGAGATCTCATGACCCCTGGCACCATCATCACCAAAGTCCGCCAAAAATGCGGCGTCCCCTTGTGGGAAGACCGCATCGGCGAAGTGAAAAGCACCACGCGAAGCGGCGGAGAACGCCTCCTCTACATCACTCAGCTGACCTATGAGGCCAGCGGCGGGTATTACGTCCTGACCTTCGAAGGCGGCGAGCTCAAGCAATCGGAATTCTTTCAGAAATGA
- the ygiD gene encoding 4,5-DOPA dioxygenase extradiol, protein MSMPTLFVGHGNPMNAIEDNEFSRTWVELGKYLPRPNGVVCISAHWETDGTCVTAMEHPATIHDFTGFPAALENMTYPAPGSPDLAERVQAAARSTRIRPDRSWGLDHGAWSVLCRMYPQADIPVVQVSLDAGAPPAFHYDLGRELGALRKEGVLILGSGNMVHNLRAMAWHEAGFDWALESDAAMANLIIAANHQALIDYPNLPNARQAIPTEEHYLPLLYVLGAAGADNAPTFFNDRVTLGSISMRCVRLG, encoded by the coding sequence ATGAGCATGCCCACATTGTTCGTCGGCCACGGCAACCCCATGAACGCCATCGAAGACAACGAGTTCAGTCGAACCTGGGTGGAACTGGGAAAATACCTGCCGCGCCCCAACGGTGTCGTCTGCATTTCCGCGCACTGGGAAACGGACGGCACCTGCGTGACAGCCATGGAGCATCCAGCGACCATCCACGATTTCACCGGGTTTCCGGCGGCCCTCGAAAACATGACCTATCCGGCACCAGGCTCGCCGGACTTGGCGGAACGGGTACAAGCCGCGGCACGCTCTACACGTATCCGGCCAGACCGCTCCTGGGGCCTGGATCACGGCGCGTGGTCCGTGCTCTGCCGCATGTATCCGCAAGCGGACATTCCCGTGGTGCAGGTCAGTCTGGATGCGGGCGCACCCCCGGCCTTTCACTATGACCTCGGCAGGGAGCTGGGTGCATTGAGAAAGGAAGGCGTGCTGATTCTGGGCAGCGGCAACATGGTCCACAACCTGCGGGCCATGGCTTGGCACGAAGCGGGCTTCGATTGGGCGTTAGAGAGCGATGCCGCCATGGCGAACCTGATCATCGCAGCCAACCACCAGGCCCTGATTGACTATCCGAACTTGCCGAACGCCCGGCAGGCCATCCCCACGGAAGAACACTATCTGCCCCTGCTTTACGTGCTGGGCGCCGCAGGCGCGGATAACGCACCGACGTTCTTCAATGACCGAGTGACGTTGGGCTCGATTTCCATGCGCTGCGTTCGTCTTGGGTAA
- a CDS encoding PP2C family protein-serine/threonine phosphatase: MKSASSAAALTVESWGMTRRGHACHENQDAFLNWPEHLLWGVADGVGGTGNGASASRLLVQYLMRTPAPPSLDGHVENVTRLLARSNRELRQDGLGDAASTVVVLLIHSGGAACVWSGDSRCYLLRESTLYQCTRDHTARQRTIERDELTHHEAERMVRGNVVTNAVGVRDTLRLEITRLSLRRGDRFLLCSDGLSDSVSSEALVAHLGRSRARDAALGIAETLDGKEHPDDATFVTVFLSG, from the coding sequence ATGAAATCGGCTTCATCGGCAGCCGCCCTCACGGTCGAATCCTGGGGCATGACCAGGCGGGGGCACGCGTGTCATGAAAATCAGGATGCGTTTTTGAACTGGCCGGAGCATCTGCTCTGGGGCGTGGCGGATGGAGTCGGGGGCACCGGCAACGGGGCGTCGGCAAGCCGGCTTTTGGTGCAGTACCTGATGCGCACTCCGGCTCCGCCATCCTTGGACGGCCACGTTGAAAATGTCACCCGCCTTCTGGCGCGCTCCAACCGGGAGCTTCGTCAGGACGGTCTGGGCGATGCCGCCAGTACCGTCGTCGTGCTGTTGATCCATAGTGGCGGCGCTGCCTGTGTGTGGTCGGGAGACAGCCGGTGCTATCTGTTGCGCGAGAGCACGCTCTATCAGTGCACGCGAGACCACACTGCGCGCCAACGTACGATAGAACGCGATGAGCTTACGCACCATGAAGCCGAACGCATGGTGCGTGGCAACGTGGTCACCAATGCCGTTGGGGTTCGGGACACGCTCCGGCTGGAGATAACACGTTTGTCCTTGCGACGTGGCGACAGGTTTCTGCTCTGTTCTGACGGGCTCTCGGACAGTGTTTCTTCTGAAGCTCTTGTCGCGCATCTTGGCAGGTCTCGGGCCAGGGACGCCGCCTTGGGCATTGCAGAGACTCTGGATGGAAAGGAACATCCGGATGACGCAACTTTTGTGACCGTTTTCCTTTCAGGATAA
- a CDS encoding NAD(P)H-dependent oxidoreductase, whose translation MNHLIIFCHPSATSFNRAIADSIQAVSEALGHDTCFRDLYGIAFNPVLSKRDVDSPTEAPPQDVRQEQEFIAWADLLTFVYPVWWAGMPAMLKGYVDRVFCQGFAYSLQGESAKGLLNGKRVLIFNTTGLPSPFYTSQGMHEAMSLTTDTGIFELCGMEVLHHAFFGSLDVVNDETRKSYLGEAVSITSRYL comes from the coding sequence ATGAACCACCTGATCATTTTCTGCCACCCCAGCGCCACAAGCTTCAACCGTGCTATCGCCGATTCGATACAGGCCGTTTCCGAAGCGCTGGGGCACGACACATGTTTTCGAGATTTGTATGGAATCGCCTTCAATCCGGTATTGTCGAAAAGGGATGTGGACAGCCCCACGGAAGCGCCTCCACAGGATGTCAGGCAGGAGCAGGAATTCATAGCCTGGGCCGACTTGCTGACCTTTGTCTACCCGGTATGGTGGGCCGGAATGCCGGCCATGCTCAAAGGCTATGTCGATCGGGTCTTTTGCCAGGGATTTGCCTACTCCCTGCAAGGGGAGTCCGCGAAAGGACTGCTGAACGGGAAGAGAGTCCTCATTTTCAACACGACAGGGCTGCCCAGTCCGTTCTACACATCTCAAGGCATGCACGAAGCCATGTCTTTGACCACGGACACAGGCATCTTCGAACTTTGCGGGATGGAAGTCCTGCACCATGCTTTTTTTGGCAGTCTGGACGTGGTCAACGATGAGACCCGAAAATCCTACCTTGGCGAAGCCGTGTCCATAACATCAAGATATTTATAG